From a region of the Asterias amurensis chromosome 2, ASM3211899v1 genome:
- the LOC139951442 gene encoding snaclec agglucetin subunit alpha-2-like — MFLLFFFVGSLQAVCPPGWLAWQDSCCIFMPHSMYWNQAEETCRRLGANLVVPNSKIEQDFVWQKLSIHLEMLDIEDKRMWIGCNMTSGNLKCIGVDGDPAYKNWDTDQPNLQDGCVRMTDKNADGKWRNAGCSGSKYFACEMAVPCGRAAMQFSLVPQSCLFNHLIKSYPVKESIGCGLACWAEPLCCSFNLWKQAGDSKMCQLNNATLLNADDVTDIKNEDNCFFYE, encoded by the coding sequence ATGTTTCTTCTGTTCTTCTTTGTTGGGTCACTCCAAGCTGTGTGCCCTCCCGGCTGGTTGGCTTGGCAGGACTCCTGCTGCATTTTTATGCCCCATTCCATGTATTGGAATCAAGCTGAGGAAACATGTAGACGACTCGGAGCAAACCTGGTCGTCCCAAACTCAAAAATAGAACAGGATTTTGTTTGGCAGAAATTGAGCATACATTTGGAAATGTTAGACATCGAGGATAAGCGTATGTGGATCGGATGCAACATGACTAGTGGGAACCTCAAATGCATTGGAGTGGACGGCGATCCTGCATACAAGAATTGGGATACGGATCAACCTAATTTGCAAGACGGATGCGTTCGGATGACCGACAAGAATGCTGATGGTAAATGGAGAAACGCAGGATGCAGCGGCAGCAAATATTTTGCCTGTGAAATGGCAGTTCCCTGCGGCCGGGCTGCTATGCAATTCAGCCTCGTACCACAAAGCTGTCTGTTCAACCATCTGATCAAGAGCTACCCGGTCAAGGAGTCCATTGGGTGTGGTCTGGCGTGCTGGGCAGAGCCTCTTTGCTGCTCCTTCAATCTCTGGAAGCAAGCTGGTGACTCCAAGATGTGTCAGCTCAACAATGCGACCCTTCTTAATGCTGATGACGTCACTGATATCAAGAATGAAGATAACTGCTTCTTCTATGAGTGA